One genomic segment of Hordeum vulgare subsp. vulgare chromosome 2H, MorexV3_pseudomolecules_assembly, whole genome shotgun sequence includes these proteins:
- the LOC123425193 gene encoding uncharacterized protein LOC123425193, with protein sequence MPGSGFSGQVRSGRAGRAGLPMLSHYRPAPRRKRQAGAGRVRYKDDTPTPTSLPHSGRLPLPPPHTPASPVDQPHSPPLHCADRMLLSLAQPRLPSPATTTASTARPRALALAPRRALPSAAKTASATGRLHAVVSERAVDGMAPAPAGREGWPLRVGLVCGGPSAERGISLNSARSVLDHIQGEDLLVSCYYIDCGMNAFAISPAQLYSNTPSDFDFKLESLAQEFGSLTEFAEHLAANVDIVFPVIHGKFGEDGGIQGLLEKANVPFVGTPSNECLRAFDKHNASLELNAQGFLTVPNFLVEKDKLVSSELEEWFGRIGLNKENGKVIVKPTRAGSSIGVVVAYGANEAVEKAEGIFSEEIDDKVIIEVFLEGGCEFTAIVLDVGTANNSEPIVLLPTEVELQSSITSDIQEDTIFNYRRKYLPTQQVAYHTPPRFPAEVIDCIRQGVSLLFRHFGLRDFARIDGWFLPTPATSLTSSENGGKFGNTEYGTVLFTDINLISGMEQTSFLFQQASKVGFSHSRILRTIVQHACSRFPSLVPSNNAWTALSRRIQSAKQAEIIQNGTCKQKAFVIFGGDTSERQVSLMSGTNVWLNLQGFDDLDVTPCLLAPSNGYSSHNENFSESSRDVWTLPYSLVLRHTTEEVHAACFEAIEPERVEITSRLRDQVMKELERALSKQDWFAGFDITDEQPIKYSLQQWIDHVKEAKAVVFIAVHGGIGEDGTIQSLLESAGVPYTGPGPIASRTCMDKVATSLAVDHLASYGIHTIPKDVRATKELLKSSLVDIWNDLKAKLQTETVCVKPARDGCSTGVARLRCPEDLKVYANALRGKLPRLPANCLSRAHGVIEMPVPPPESLIFEPFIETDEIIISNKSRSDSTRHLVWKGENEWLEVTVGVVGRRGEMHSLNPSITVKESGDILSLEEKFQGGTGINLTPPPATIMSEDALQKCKKCIEMMANTLGLEGFSRIDAFVNVRSGEVLLIEVNTVPGMTPSTVLIHQALTEEPPIYPHKFFRTLLDLAFARAG encoded by the exons ATGCCCGGCTCGGGATTTTCAGGTCAGGTCAGGTCAGGTCGGGCCGGCCGGGCCGGGCTGCCCATGCTCAG CCACTACAGGCCGGCGCCCCGACGGAAGCGACAAGCCGGCGCCGGCCGCGTCCGCTACAAAGACGACACGCCCACGCCCACATCCCTCCCCCACTCCGGCCGGCTCCCACTCCCACCACCGCACACGCCCGCGTCACCGGTCGATCAGCCTCACAGTCCCCCGCTGCATTGCGCCGATCGCATGCTGCTCTCCCTCGCCCAGCCCCGCCTCCCCTCCCCGGCGACCACCACCGCGAGTACAGCCCGGCcccgcgccctcgccctcgccccgcGCCGCGCGCTCCCCTCGGCCGCCAAGACCGCCAGCGCCACAGGCCGGCTCCACGCGGTGGTCTCGGAGCGGGCTGTGGACGGgatggcgccggcgccggcggggcGGGAGGGGTGGCCGCTCCGGGTCGGGCTCGTGTGCGGCGGGCCCTCCGCCGAGCGGGGCATCTCGCTCAACTCCGCGCGCTCCGTGCTCGATCACATCCAG GGCGAGGACTTGTTGGTGAGCTGCTACTACATCGACTGCGGCATGAACGCCTTCGCGATCTCGCCGGCGCAG CTGTATTCCAACACCCCTTCAGACTTTGATTTCAAGCTTGAGAG TCTAGCACAAGAATTTGGCTCCCTGACTGAATTCGCGGAGCATCTTGCTGCCAACGTTGACATTGTCTTCCCGGTGATACATGGGAAATTTGGTGAAGATGGTGGTATTCAG GGGCTTTTGGAGAAAGCAAATGTTCCATTTGTTGGGACGCCCTCCAATGAATGCCTCCGTGCTTTTGACAAG CATAATGCATCGCTCGAGCTCAACGCtcaaggtttcttaacagtaccaAACTTTCTTGTAGAG AAGGATAAGTTGGTCAGTTCAGAGCTGGAGGAATGGTTTGGACGCATCGGTTTGaataaagaaaatggcaaagtgaTT GTCAAACCTACTAGAGCTGGATCAAGTATCGGTGTAGTTGTTGCTTATGGTGCTAATGAGGCAGTTGAGAAAGCCGAGGGAATATTTTCAGAG GAAATTGATGATAAGGTTATCATAGAAGTTTTTCTTGAAGGGGGTTGTGAGTTTACAGCCATTGTTCTTGATGTTGGGACAGCTAATAACAGTGAGCCTATCGTTTTGCTTCCAACAGAA GTTGAGCTTCAATCATCAATTACTAGCGATATTCAGGAGGATACAATATTTAACTACCGTAGGAAGTACCTTCCAACTCAACAG GTTGCTTATCATACACCTCCACGTTTTCCGGCAGAGGTTATTGATTGCATAAGACAAGGAGTATCTCTTTTATTTCGCCATTTTGGCCTGCGTGACTTTGCCAGGATAGATGGTTGGTTTTTACCAACTCCTGCTACTTCTCTGACCTCATCTGAAAACGGTGGTAAATTTGGAAATACAGAGTATGGTACTGTCCTTTTCACTGACATTAATTTG ATAAGTGGGATGGAGCAAACCAGTTTCTTATTTCAACAAGCTTCAAAG GTTGGGTTCTCTCACTCTCGAATCCTCCGTACAATTGTTCAGCATGCTTGCTCACGTTTTCCTTCCCTTGTTCCAAGCAATAATGCATGGACTGCTTTATCCAGAAGAATTCAATCAGCAAAACAAGCAGAGATAATCCAGAATGGTACATGCAAGCAGAAGGCTTTTGTGATATTTGGTGGCGATACTTCAGAGCGGCAAGTATCTCTTATGAGTGGCACAAATGTCTGGCTTAATTTGCAAGGCTTCGATGAT CTTGATGTGACACCGTGCTTGCTTGCACCTTCAAATGGATATTCTTCCCACAACGAAAATTTTAGCGAAAGTTCACGCGACGTTTGGACACTGCC ATATTCATTAGTGTTACGACATACCACTGAAGAAGTTCATGCTGCATGTTTCGAAGCAATTGAACCAGAGCGGGTTGAAATAACATCTCGCTTACGTGATCAAGTAATGAAAGAACTTGAACGAGCATTAAGCAAGCAAGATTGGTTTGCGGGCTTTGACATCACTGATGAACAACCTATCAAATACTCCCTGCAACAGTGGATTGATCATGTTAAAGAAGCTAAAGCTGTAGTGTTCATAGCAG TTCATGGTGGTATTGGGGAGGATGGTACCATTCAATCGTTGTTGGAATCTGCAGGAGTTCCTTACACAG GGCCAGGACCAATAGCTTCTAGAACATGCATGGACAAAGTTGCAACTTCACTTGCCGTTGATCAT TTGGCTAGTTATGGCATTCACACTATACCAAAGGATGTAAGAGCAACAAAAGAGCTACTAAAGTCATCTCTTGTTGATATCTGGAATGACCTGAAAGCAAAATTACAAACAGAAACGGTGTGTGTGAAACCTGCTCGTGATGGATGCTCAACTGGTGTGGCAAGATTGCG ATGTCCTGAGGACCTAAAAGTCTATGCAAACGCGCTAAGGGGAAAGCTTCCGCGTCTGCCTGCTAACTGTCTATCCAGG GCACATGGAGTTATTGAGATGCCAGTCCCTCCTCCGGAGTCACTGATATTCGAACCATTTATCGAAACGGACGAAATTATTATCTCAAATAAATCGAGGAGTGATAGTACCCGCCATCTGGTATGGAAGGGCGAGAATGAGTGGCTTGAAGTGACTGTTGGTGTGGTCGGCAGACGTGGGGAGATGCATTCGTTGAATCCAAGCATCACAGTCAAGGAAAGTGGTGATATTTTgtctcttgaagagaaatttCAAG GTGGAACTGGAATCAACTTGACACCACCTCCAGCAACAATCATGAG TGAGGATGCGCTTCAGAAGTGCAAAAAGTGCATCGAGATGATGGCGAACACATTGGGTCTGGAGGGTTTTTCGCGCATCGACGCATTTGTTAACGTGCGCAGCGGAGAG GTGTTGTTGATAGAGGTGAACACTGTACCTGGGATGACTCCATCCACAGTTCTGATCCACCAA GCACTCACGGAGGAACCGCCCATCTACCCCCACAAATTCTTCAGAACACTCCTCGATCTAGCGTTTGCAAGGGCAGGCTAG